The Stutzerimonas stutzeri DNA window TGAAGCTCGAAGGTTCCTGTCACTGTCAGGCCGTGCGGTTCACGCTCGAATCCGCACAGCCCTATCCTTTCATGCGCTGCTATTGCTCGATCTGCCGCAAGACGGCAGGAGGCGGCGGCTTCGCCATCAATCTGGGTGGCGACTATCGCACGCTCCAGATCGAAGGGCGTGAACACCTCGGCATCTATCGGGCGAGGCTGACCGATGCGGACGGCGGAACGCGCGTCAGCGAAGGGCGCCGGCATTTCTGCCGCCTTTGTGGTAGCGCACTGTGGTTGTGGGACCCGAGCTGGCCGGACCTGGTGCATCCGTTCGCCTCGGCCATCGACAGCGACTTGCCGGTGCCGCCGGAGCATACGCATCTGATGCTCGATTCCAAGGCTGGCTGGGTCGAGCCCCATATACAGGCCGGGGACCGCTGTTTCGCCGAGTACCCGGACGAATCCCTCGCGCAGTGGCATGAGCGGCTGGGGCTTGGACGGCCGTAGCGCTAGCCGTGGCTGATTGACTAAAAGCTGCTCCCTTCGTAATGTGCGACTCTTTTGTCGATCGGCAGGTCCGGTCGTTTCGCTGTGAATGGGGAGTTCAGCTTGAAACCGGTGAAAGTTGGCATCTGTGGGCTGGGAACCGTCGGTGGCGGTACCTTCAATGTGCTCAAACGCAACGCCGAGGAGATTGCCCGCCGTGCCGGGCGTGGAATCGAGGTT harbors:
- a CDS encoding GFA family protein — translated: MKLEGSCHCQAVRFTLESAQPYPFMRCYCSICRKTAGGGGFAINLGGDYRTLQIEGREHLGIYRARLTDADGGTRVSEGRRHFCRLCGSALWLWDPSWPDLVHPFASAIDSDLPVPPEHTHLMLDSKAGWVEPHIQAGDRCFAEYPDESLAQWHERLGLGRP